In a genomic window of Salegentibacter salegens:
- a CDS encoding DUF6660 family protein encodes MAFILSLYVMGLNFLACNDSDSSQVNSDSEITMVNVQNLDIDHSHDKVADLCPPFCSCHCCHVHTVDFGSSNFRPLITEIPSKAFVHFDSSVEEPILSFFDSPKV; translated from the coding sequence ATGGCATTCATATTATCTTTATATGTAATGGGGCTAAATTTTTTAGCCTGTAATGACAGTGATAGTTCACAAGTTAATTCTGATTCAGAAATAACAATGGTTAATGTCCAAAATTTAGATATTGATCATTCACATGACAAAGTAGCGGATTTATGCCCTCCTTTTTGTAGTTGCCATTGTTGCCATGTACATACAGTAGATTTTGGTTCTTCAAATTTCAGGCCTTTGATTACTGAAATTCCATCAAAAGCTTTTGTTCATTTTGACAGTTCAGTAGAAGAACCTATTCTTTCTTTTTTTGATTCTCCAAAAGTTTAA